The following coding sequences lie in one Flavobacterium cyclinae genomic window:
- a CDS encoding DUF5683 domain-containing protein encodes MKKLHYIFIVTCLFLTYKGKAQEEISLLPQDTVKAIIDPNRPARAAFYSALVPGLGQAYNKKYWKIPLVYAGLGAGIYYYTWNQNKYQEYRNEYKRRLDGTYDPEHPIYGGLDNDRLIRAQKFHQKNRDLSALITGLIYILNIVDANIDAHLMQFNVNDNLSIKPDMNQNQIDYQFNYGMTLTFRF; translated from the coding sequence GTGAAAAAACTGCATTACATATTTATAGTAACTTGTCTTTTTCTTACTTACAAAGGGAAAGCACAAGAAGAAATTAGTTTACTTCCGCAAGATACTGTAAAAGCTATTATTGACCCAAATCGTCCTGCTAGAGCAGCATTTTATTCGGCTTTAGTTCCGGGACTTGGTCAGGCTTACAACAAAAAATATTGGAAAATTCCATTAGTTTACGCTGGATTAGGAGCTGGTATTTATTATTACACTTGGAATCAAAATAAATATCAAGAATACAGAAACGAATATAAAAGACGTTTAGATGGTACTTATGATCCTGAACATCCCATTTATGGTGGTTTAGATAACGATCGTTTGATACGTGCTCAAAAATTCCATCAAAAAAACAGAGATTTATCAGCCTTAATTACAGGATTAATTTACATTTTAAACATTGTAGATGCTAATATAGATGCACATTTAATGCAATTTAATGTAAATGACAACTTATCTATTAAACCTGATATGAATCAAAACCAAATTGATTATCAATTTAATTACGGAATGACACTTACTTTTCGATTTTAA
- a CDS encoding ParB/RepB/Spo0J family partition protein, with the protein MTKAVKKQALGRGLSALLKDPENDIKSVEDKNADKVVGNIIELDIESIEINPFQPRTNFNEETLQELAKSIKELGVIQPITVRKLEFNKFQLISGERRLRASKLIGLKTIPAYIRLANDNESLVMALVENIQRHDLDPIEVAISYQRLIEEINLTQEELSERVGKKRSTITNYLRLLKLDPIIQTGMRDGFISMGHGRALINIDNQDVQSDIYHKVVTQNLSVRETEALVKNYQDSLKPKTSKPKSSSFDIKEEEKKAFANYFGTKVDVKLAGNGKGKITIPFHSEEDFNRILKLINS; encoded by the coding sequence ATGACAAAAGCGGTAAAAAAACAAGCCTTAGGAAGAGGATTATCGGCTTTATTGAAAGATCCAGAAAACGATATTAAATCAGTTGAGGACAAAAACGCAGATAAAGTTGTAGGAAATATTATTGAATTAGATATAGAGTCTATTGAAATTAATCCGTTTCAACCAAGAACGAATTTCAATGAAGAAACGTTACAAGAATTAGCCAAATCAATCAAAGAACTTGGTGTAATTCAACCTATAACCGTTAGAAAATTAGAATTTAATAAATTCCAATTGATTTCGGGTGAACGTCGTTTGCGTGCTTCTAAATTAATCGGATTAAAAACGATACCGGCTTACATTCGTTTAGCTAATGATAACGAATCATTGGTTATGGCATTGGTGGAAAACATCCAACGTCATGATTTAGATCCAATTGAGGTGGCGATTTCGTATCAAAGATTAATCGAAGAAATTAATTTAACGCAAGAAGAATTGAGTGAGCGTGTAGGTAAAAAACGTTCTACGATTACCAATTATCTTCGTTTATTAAAATTAGACCCAATCATTCAAACCGGAATGCGAGATGGTTTTATTTCAATGGGACACGGAAGAGCATTGATTAACATTGACAATCAAGATGTACAAAGCGATATTTATCATAAAGTGGTAACGCAAAATCTTTCGGTTAGAGAAACAGAAGCCTTAGTAAAAAATTATCAAGACAGCTTAAAACCAAAGACTTCAAAACCTAAATCAAGCTCTTTTGATATTAAAGAAGAAGAGAAAAAAGCATTTGCAAATTACTTTGGAACAAAAGTAGACGTTAAATTAGCTGGCAATGGAAAAGGAAAAATCACTATCCCATTTCATTCTGAAGAAGACTTTAATCGTATCTTGAAACTAATTAATTCTTAG
- a CDS encoding ParA family protein, with product MGKIIAIANQKGGVGKTTTSVNLAASLGVLEKKVLLIDADPQANASSGLGIDVESVETGSYQVLEHSATPEEATVSCTAPNVSVIPAHIDLVAIEIELVDKENREYMLKTALESVKDKYDYILIDCAPSLGLLTLNALTAADSVVIPIQCEYFALEGLGKLLNTIKSVQKIHNPNLDIEGLLLTMYDSRLRLSNQVVEEVQKHFNDMVFETVIQRNIKLSEAPSFGESIINYDATSKGASNYLNLAEEIIKKNQ from the coding sequence ATGGGTAAAATCATTGCAATTGCCAATCAAAAAGGTGGTGTTGGCAAAACAACTACATCTGTTAACTTAGCAGCTTCTCTTGGTGTTTTAGAAAAGAAAGTACTTTTAATTGATGCTGACCCACAAGCAAATGCTAGTTCGGGTTTAGGAATTGATGTAGAAAGTGTTGAAACAGGTTCGTATCAAGTCCTTGAACATAGTGCTACTCCAGAGGAAGCAACTGTTTCTTGTACAGCTCCAAATGTTTCGGTGATTCCAGCTCATATTGACTTGGTTGCTATCGAAATTGAATTAGTTGATAAAGAAAATCGCGAGTACATGCTTAAAACGGCTTTGGAAAGTGTAAAAGACAAATACGATTATATTCTAATTGATTGCGCTCCTTCGTTAGGGTTGTTAACTTTAAATGCTTTAACGGCTGCTGATAGTGTGGTTATCCCTATTCAATGCGAATATTTTGCTTTAGAAGGTCTAGGAAAATTATTGAACACCATTAAAAGTGTACAAAAAATCCACAATCCAAACTTGGATATTGAAGGATTATTATTAACTATGTACGATTCTCGATTACGATTATCTAACCAAGTAGTTGAAGAAGTTCAAAAACACTTTAACGATATGGTATTTGAAACGGTAATTCAAAGAAATATTAAGTTAAGCGAGGCTCCAAGTTTTGGAGAAAGCATCATTAATTATGATGCAACGAGTAAAGGAGCTTCAAACTATTTAAACTTAGCAGAAGAAATTATTAAGAAAAATCAATAA
- a CDS encoding T9SS type B sorting domain-containing protein has protein sequence MNKKKNIPLLTKQYWIFIVLFCYTSNSFGQLGFCTGSSGAPIFYENFGSGTTYGPALPVGITNYTFVNSGFPQDGQYTIYNRTNLIPNNWHNSLDRTPDNEPDGINGKCLIVNASNTPGQFYRRTVTGLCSNTRFEFSAWLINIYNAASGACPGSGIPINVTFEIWDETDTILLRSGNTGNIAGTTTPIWNQFGLVFTMPAGQTSVILKMRNNGGGGCGNDLAIDDIMFRACGENSTIINTSISGNTMTICPNSEITNPNLEVITSGSISHVYQWQQSNDNTNFTDITGETSANFSIPTLTTTTYYRVKVAQDIANLNNPFCSTFSDVYSVIINPAPNAPTSNGDQRFCTNQATSLSVSLLAGETVDWYDSPTNGNLLLANSTTYSPTSIGTYYAETITISSGCRSNTRTAVTLLPAISITSSGPTTLCTNTNTSITLVASDVNATLNWTASSSDVTGFSNGSGTTINQTLQYNGATSGTVTYVVTPILNGCEGTPETIIVTVTPSTTIALVFPPLTTTYCLNAIPENLPSASSNATPILGTWSPSAINTSISGTTTYTFTPQTGPCEIITPYQINITVGNNFSPDFPNSISLCSGDTPPILATTSPNGITGTWSPATIDNLNSGNYTFTPSLGSCANPQTISVTILESQLQSFSYSVSGIFTENQSITINAFPTGNYYYQLDNGALQESPVFENVSIGNHTITVLDSNGCGYFITEDVFILNYPNYFTPNDDGINDFWTIEGISILNNWKITIFDRFGKLLTQLNPVNSAWDGTFNNNKLPSTDYWFRLEYEENGVQKSINSHFSLIR, from the coding sequence ATGAATAAAAAGAAAAACATCCCTTTACTAACAAAGCAATATTGGATTTTTATTGTTTTATTTTGTTACACTTCAAACTCCTTTGGACAGTTAGGATTTTGCACAGGTAGTAGTGGTGCACCAATATTTTATGAGAATTTTGGAAGTGGTACAACTTATGGCCCTGCTCTGCCGGTTGGTATTACCAACTATACTTTTGTCAATTCTGGATTTCCACAAGATGGTCAATATACAATTTACAACAGAACTAATTTAATCCCAAATAACTGGCACAATTCACTTGACAGAACTCCCGATAATGAACCAGATGGAATTAACGGAAAATGTTTAATTGTAAATGCTAGCAATACTCCAGGACAATTTTACAGAAGAACCGTAACAGGATTGTGTAGCAACACACGTTTTGAATTTTCGGCTTGGTTAATCAATATTTACAATGCGGCTTCTGGTGCTTGTCCTGGTTCTGGAATTCCTATCAATGTTACATTTGAAATTTGGGATGAAACCGACACTATTTTGCTTCGTTCTGGAAATACTGGAAATATTGCAGGCACAACTACTCCCATATGGAATCAATTTGGTTTGGTTTTTACGATGCCGGCAGGACAAACTTCGGTAATTTTAAAAATGCGAAATAACGGTGGCGGTGGTTGCGGAAATGACTTAGCTATTGACGATATTATGTTTAGAGCTTGTGGTGAAAATAGTACGATTATTAACACTTCTATTTCTGGAAACACCATGACGATCTGCCCAAATTCTGAAATAACAAATCCAAATTTAGAAGTTATTACATCTGGAAGTATTTCACATGTTTACCAATGGCAACAAAGTAACGACAACACAAATTTCACGGATATTACGGGTGAAACATCTGCAAATTTTTCTATTCCTACTTTAACTACCACCACGTATTACCGTGTAAAAGTAGCACAAGATATTGCGAATTTAAACAATCCGTTTTGCTCTACTTTTTCTGATGTTTACAGTGTAATTATTAATCCTGCACCTAACGCTCCCACTTCAAATGGAGATCAACGATTTTGTACTAATCAAGCTACGAGTTTAAGCGTTAGTTTACTAGCTGGAGAAACAGTGGATTGGTATGATAGCCCAACAAATGGAAATCTTTTATTAGCCAATTCAACTACTTATTCACCGACTTCCATAGGAACTTACTATGCTGAAACCATCACTATTTCAAGTGGATGCAGAAGCAATACAAGAACGGCAGTAACATTATTACCGGCAATTTCAATAACTTCTTCTGGGCCAACTACTTTGTGTACCAATACCAATACCTCGATTACACTAGTTGCTTCTGATGTAAATGCCACTTTGAATTGGACTGCATCATCTTCTGATGTTACAGGATTTTCAAATGGTTCCGGAACTACAATTAATCAAACATTACAATATAATGGAGCTACTTCTGGAACTGTAACCTATGTAGTTACTCCTATTCTAAACGGATGTGAAGGAACACCTGAAACTATAATTGTTACGGTAACACCTTCTACTACAATTGCATTGGTTTTTCCTCCGTTAACAACTACATATTGCTTAAATGCAATACCTGAAAATTTGCCTTCTGCATCATCAAACGCTACTCCAATTTTAGGAACTTGGAGTCCTTCAGCGATTAACACTTCAATATCAGGAACTACAACTTATACTTTTACACCTCAAACTGGACCCTGTGAAATTATTACTCCATACCAAATAAACATTACAGTTGGAAATAATTTTTCACCTGATTTTCCTAATAGTATTTCGTTATGTTCTGGAGATACACCTCCAATTTTAGCAACTACATCTCCTAATGGAATTACTGGAACATGGTCACCAGCAACAATTGACAATTTGAATTCAGGTAATTATACGTTTACACCAAGTTTAGGTTCTTGTGCAAACCCTCAAACAATTTCTGTTACCATTTTAGAATCGCAATTACAAAGTTTTTCGTATAGTGTTTCTGGAATTTTTACAGAGAATCAAAGTATTACTATAAATGCATTTCCAACTGGTAATTATTACTACCAACTCGATAATGGTGCATTACAAGAAAGTCCTGTTTTTGAAAATGTTAGTATTGGAAATCATACCATTACAGTTTTAGATAGTAATGGGTGTGGTTATTTCATTACAGAGGATGTTTTTATTTTAAACTATCCCAATTATTTTACTCCAAATGATGATGGAATAAATGATTTTTGGACTATCGAAGGAATATCCATATTAAATAATTGGAAAATAACCATTTTTGATCGATTTGGAAAATTACTTACACAGCTAAACCCTGTAAATTCAGCTTGGGATGGCACTTTTAACAATAACAAACTACCTTCTACAGATTATTGGTTTAGATTAGAATATGAAGAAAATGGTGTTCAAAAATCGATTAATTCTCACTTTAGTTTAATTCGATAA
- a CDS encoding methionine aminotransferase yields MSKLPNITTSIFSVMSQLANEHGAINLSQGFPNFPEDERLLQISERIIRENIHQYTPMAGLPSLLVKIANQTLKQYVRKVNTATEILITAGATQGVFTAINTFVNQDDEVLILDPSYDSYEPSVLVSGGKPVRVSLNDDYTPNFNRIESAISAKTKMIVINNPHNPTGRIWTESDFEALETILEKHPQILILGDEVYEYITFSQPHISFNTRPKLVERAIIASSFGKSLHVTGWKVGYLIAPEHLMYEMKKVHQFLVFSVNSFSQHAISEYLDVVDFSEVSKMYQHKRDLFQNLIKNSRFELMPCDGTYFQVVNYNQISNKNDVDFAKELIVNHGVASIPISVFYNDNTDRHMLRFCFAKTDETLIKAANKLCAI; encoded by the coding sequence ATGTCAAAACTTCCTAACATCACCACCAGTATTTTCTCTGTAATGTCGCAATTAGCGAATGAGCACGGAGCTATTAATTTATCGCAAGGATTTCCAAATTTCCCTGAAGACGAACGTTTGTTACAAATTTCGGAGCGTATTATTAGAGAAAACATTCACCAATATACACCGATGGCAGGTTTGCCTTCGTTATTGGTAAAAATTGCGAATCAAACGTTAAAACAATACGTTAGAAAAGTCAATACGGCAACCGAAATTTTGATTACTGCTGGTGCTACACAAGGCGTTTTTACTGCTATTAACACATTTGTGAATCAGGATGATGAAGTGTTGATTTTAGATCCAAGTTATGACAGTTACGAACCTTCGGTTTTAGTTTCCGGTGGAAAACCAGTCCGTGTTTCATTAAACGATGATTATACGCCCAATTTCAACCGAATTGAAAGCGCAATTTCAGCTAAAACAAAAATGATTGTCATCAATAATCCACACAATCCAACGGGAAGAATTTGGACAGAAAGTGACTTTGAAGCTTTGGAAACTATTTTAGAAAAACATCCTCAAATCCTTATTTTGGGTGACGAAGTGTATGAATACATTACGTTTTCACAACCTCATATTTCGTTTAATACACGTCCGAAATTAGTCGAAAGAGCCATCATCGCTTCTTCTTTTGGAAAATCGTTGCATGTTACGGGTTGGAAAGTGGGTTATTTAATTGCTCCTGAACATCTAATGTACGAAATGAAGAAAGTGCATCAGTTTTTGGTATTTAGTGTGAATAGTTTTTCGCAACATGCTATTTCGGAATACTTAGATGTGGTTGATTTTAGCGAAGTTTCCAAAATGTACCAACACAAACGCGATTTGTTTCAAAATCTAATCAAAAACAGTCGATTCGAGTTAATGCCTTGCGATGGAACGTATTTTCAAGTAGTGAATTATAACCAAATTTCGAATAAAAACGATGTGGATTTTGCTAAAGAATTGATTGTAAATCATGGTGTGGCTTCGATTCCGATTTCTGTTTTTTATAACGATAATACGGATAGACATATGCTTCGTTTTTGTTTCGCTAAAACGGATGAAACTTTAATAAAAGCGGCTAATAAGCTTTGTGCTATATAA
- a CDS encoding DUF6169 family protein, with protein MSTNSYSYTKEGNDPLFTFLTKHGLEYYVSFKKMDLENDNFNRLYAIDFGELNNKKFIKDDLIENTIIEIIFDFFTSYPDSLLHYVCDSLDNKQLFRSKLFDKWYSKSDNKEFSKLEINYEIPEEEIYYKLEFIFKNEFHNIEIVKQHIKTQLDDFSSMK; from the coding sequence ATGAGCACGAATTCATATTCATATACAAAAGAGGGCAATGACCCTCTTTTTACTTTTTTAACCAAGCATGGTTTAGAATATTACGTTTCGTTTAAAAAAATGGATTTAGAAAATGACAATTTCAATAGACTTTATGCCATAGATTTTGGAGAATTAAACAACAAGAAATTCATAAAAGACGATTTGATTGAAAATACAATCATTGAGATTATTTTTGATTTCTTTACATCTTATCCTGATAGTTTACTACACTATGTTTGTGATAGTTTAGATAACAAACAACTTTTTAGAAGTAAACTATTTGACAAATGGTATTCAAAATCTGATAATAAAGAATTTTCAAAATTGGAAATCAATTATGAAATCCCTGAAGAAGAAATTTATTACAAACTCGAATTCATATTCAAAAATGAGTTTCATAATATCGAAATAGTAAAACAACATATCAAAACACAACTTGATGATTTTTCAAGTATGAAATAA